One Campylobacter concisus DNA window includes the following coding sequences:
- the purN gene encoding phosphoribosylglycinamide formyltransferase: MLTKKIAVLFSGSGSNLEAILKKVHNQIFNGVKIEVCLCICNKPGAFGIERAKKFGLETLVIESAKFKNREEFDAILVEQILKSGADLTVLAGFMRILTPVFTAQIKAINLHPSILPLFKGAHAIKESFESDMMIGGVSVHYVSEELDGGKLIAQRAFEREDGMSLDEWEAKIHAIEHEILPQSIIKILTKEVNV, encoded by the coding sequence ATGCTTACGAAAAAGATAGCCGTGCTTTTTAGCGGCAGTGGCTCAAATTTAGAAGCGATACTTAAAAAAGTTCATAATCAAATTTTTAACGGCGTAAAGATCGAAGTTTGCCTTTGTATCTGCAACAAGCCTGGTGCATTTGGCATCGAGCGAGCTAAGAAATTTGGGCTTGAAACGCTCGTCATAGAGAGCGCTAAATTTAAAAACCGTGAGGAATTTGACGCTATTTTGGTGGAGCAAATTTTAAAAAGTGGGGCTGATCTAACGGTGCTTGCAGGCTTCATGAGGATACTAACGCCAGTTTTTACGGCGCAGATAAAAGCCATAAACCTTCACCCATCTATCCTGCCGCTTTTTAAGGGCGCGCATGCGATAAAGGAGAGCTTTGAGAGCGACATGATGATAGGCGGTGTGAGCGTGCATTATGTGAGTGAGGAGCTTGACGGGGGCAAACTGATCGCGCAAAGGGCGTTTGAGCGAGAGGACGGCATGAGTTTAGATGAGTGGGAGGCTAAAATTCACGCCATAGAGCATGAAATTTTGCCACAAAGCATAATAAAAATTTTAACAAAGGAAGTAAATGTTTGA
- a CDS encoding NAD(P)H-hydrate dehydratase, which translates to MKNLYLDTRVLDERAGEKFGLSEELLMENAAIAIANFIRKKFKKGERVLGICGGGNNGADVLCALRMLEGEYECEFILASKNLKPLAAKQLERAKFAGVRESKDVENSLNSAKCLIDGLFGSGLNRNLDEKHIELISKINASPAYIIACDVPSGLSSEGKVLGACVKADATITMGARKLGLYSDVAKDYVGKIKLATLGISVQNYECESDYHLLEKRDLMLPNRKNQCVNKGDFGHAFIISGEHIGASKLCAKAAFAFGAGLVSVIGEQGLNLPTHIMQASKISEKMNAGALGMGLGKKGVEELEVQILKGKKLVLDADIFYSPKVLDLLSENCVLTPHPKEFCSLLKICKMADIDVQTLQENRHAYARAWSEKFKAVLVLKGANTIIAKDGQIYVMPYGKSTLAKGGSGDVLSGLVLALLAQGYEPLNAAISATLAHALSLRNFGKNSYALEPTDIIKGVKCLRKR; encoded by the coding sequence ATGAAAAATTTATATTTAGACACGAGAGTTTTAGACGAGCGAGCAGGCGAGAAATTTGGCCTTAGCGAAGAGCTTTTAATGGAAAATGCAGCCATAGCCATAGCAAATTTCATCCGTAAGAAATTTAAAAAAGGCGAGAGGGTGCTTGGCATTTGCGGTGGCGGAAACAACGGCGCTGACGTGCTTTGTGCTTTAAGGATGCTTGAGGGCGAGTATGAGTGTGAATTTATCCTAGCTAGTAAAAATTTAAAGCCGCTTGCCGCCAAACAGCTTGAAAGGGCTAAATTTGCTGGCGTGCGAGAGAGCAAAGATGTAGAAAATAGCTTAAATAGCGCAAAATGCCTCATAGACGGGCTTTTTGGCTCAGGGCTAAATAGAAATTTAGACGAAAAGCACATAGAATTAATCTCAAAAATAAACGCCAGCCCTGCCTACATCATCGCTTGCGACGTGCCAAGCGGGCTAAGTAGCGAGGGCAAGGTGCTTGGCGCTTGCGTAAAAGCAGACGCTACCATCACGATGGGAGCTAGAAAGCTAGGGCTTTATAGTGACGTGGCAAAAGACTACGTGGGCAAGATAAAGCTCGCTACTCTTGGCATAAGCGTGCAAAACTACGAGTGCGAGAGCGACTATCACCTGCTTGAAAAACGCGATCTCATGCTTCCAAATAGAAAAAATCAGTGCGTAAATAAGGGCGACTTTGGCCACGCATTTATCATATCTGGCGAGCACATAGGGGCTAGCAAGCTTTGTGCAAAGGCGGCATTTGCCTTTGGGGCTGGGCTAGTTAGCGTGATAGGCGAGCAAGGTTTAAATTTGCCAACACATATCATGCAAGCTAGCAAGATAAGCGAGAAAATGAACGCTGGAGCCCTTGGTATGGGGCTTGGCAAAAAGGGCGTAGAAGAGCTTGAGGTGCAAATTTTAAAAGGCAAAAAGCTCGTTCTTGACGCTGATATCTTTTACAGCCCAAAAGTGCTTGATCTGCTAAGCGAAAACTGTGTCTTGACACCTCATCCAAAGGAGTTTTGCTCGCTTTTAAAAATTTGCAAAATGGCCGATATAGATGTGCAAACTTTGCAAGAAAACAGACACGCTTACGCGAGGGCTTGGAGCGAGAAATTTAAGGCCGTTCTTGTGCTAAAAGGAGCAAACACCATAATCGCCAAAGATGGGCAAATTTACGTCATGCCTTATGGCAAAAGCACACTTGCAAAAGGCGGTAGCGGCGACGTGCTAAGCGGTCTTGTGCTAGCACTTTTGGCTCAAGGCTACGAGCCACTAAATGCTGCCATCTCAGCCACTTTAGCTCATGCGCTTAGCCTTAGAAATTTTGGCAAAAACAGCTACGCGCTGGAGCCAACAGACATCATCAAAGGAGTAAAATGCTTACGAAAAAGATAG
- the def gene encoding peptide deformylase encodes MILEVLSYPNKKLYEISKEVEVFDEKLHKLLDDMYETMIAKEGIGLAAIQIGVAKRIFIINLANEEGVQDKENLIEIINPKFELREGECVYQEGCLSVPGYYEDVKRSEVVAIKFQDRFGKEQTLKTDGLLAIAIQHENDHLDGHLFIEKIGFNKRKKFDKEYKKQKKEKTS; translated from the coding sequence TTGATCCTAGAAGTTTTATCCTATCCAAATAAAAAACTTTATGAAATTTCAAAAGAGGTTGAGGTTTTCGATGAGAAGCTTCACAAACTTCTTGATGATATGTATGAGACGATGATCGCAAAAGAAGGCATCGGTCTTGCAGCCATACAAATAGGCGTTGCAAAGAGAATTTTCATCATAAATTTAGCCAACGAAGAGGGTGTACAAGATAAAGAAAATTTAATCGAGATCATAAACCCAAAATTTGAGCTACGTGAGGGCGAGTGCGTCTATCAAGAGGGCTGCCTTAGTGTGCCTGGCTACTACGAGGACGTTAAACGAAGTGAAGTAGTTGCTATCAAATTTCAAGACCGCTTTGGCAAAGAGCAGACCTTAAAAACTGATGGGCTACTAGCGATCGCTATCCAGCATGAAAATGACCACCTAGACGGACATCTTTTTATAGAAAAAATAGGCTTTAACAAACGCAAGAAATTCGACAAGGAATACAAAAAGCAGAAAAAAGAAAAGACATCATGA
- a CDS encoding YifB family Mg chelatase-like AAA ATPase → MKSLKCATYGDGLKIIDVESIFSRGLPGFSIVGLASTSIKESTERVKAALLALDFAFPAQKITINLSPSDLPKSGSHFDLSIALLIALQKAKSLEKIFVFGELGLDGSVKSTANLFSILLFLSTQVQKAKILVPSEIAAKASMIPNLEVYGVSTLEEAIKFFSDAEFAKSMHFSATHELFSNVIEISGKRYVPNLNFELDFKDVLGQERAKRACVIAAVGMHNILFEGSPGSGKSMCAKRLVYIMAPQSLEEVLKSAAYRSLNLQDSEFTSTRAFRSPHHTSTKSSIFGGGSNVAKIGEIALANGGVLFFDEFPHFAKQVIESLREPLEDNQIHIARVNSKVTYETKFIFVAAQNPCPCGNLFSRNLNCKCSENEIKNYKAKISAPVLDRIDLKVAMDESSPSDKASLSSQQMSEMVLKAFIFQKRRDQDELNGKLNDAQVAKFCTLNAEASEILQKAATKYNLSQRGIKRTLRVARSIADLDESEQILKPHILEALSFRA, encoded by the coding sequence ATGAAGTCCCTAAAATGTGCTACTTACGGCGACGGACTAAAGATCATTGATGTTGAGTCTATCTTTTCTCGTGGGCTTCCTGGCTTTAGCATCGTGGGGCTTGCAAGCACCAGCATCAAAGAGAGCACAGAGCGTGTAAAAGCGGCACTTTTAGCGCTTGACTTTGCCTTTCCAGCGCAAAAAATAACCATAAATTTATCCCCATCAGACCTACCAAAAAGTGGCTCACACTTTGATCTAAGTATCGCCCTTTTAATCGCTCTTCAAAAGGCAAAAAGCTTGGAGAAAATTTTTGTTTTTGGAGAGCTTGGACTTGATGGCAGTGTAAAAAGCACGGCAAATTTGTTTTCGATCCTACTTTTTTTAAGCACGCAGGTGCAAAAGGCAAAAATTTTAGTGCCTAGTGAGATAGCTGCGAAAGCTTCGATGATCCCAAATTTAGAGGTTTATGGCGTTAGCACACTAGAGGAGGCGATCAAGTTTTTTAGCGACGCAGAATTTGCTAAAAGCATGCATTTTAGCGCTACACACGAGCTATTTTCAAATGTGATAGAAATTTCTGGCAAAAGATATGTTCCAAATTTAAATTTCGAGCTTGATTTTAAGGACGTCTTAGGTCAAGAAAGAGCCAAAAGAGCCTGCGTCATCGCAGCCGTTGGCATGCACAATATCTTATTTGAAGGTAGCCCAGGCAGCGGCAAGAGCATGTGCGCAAAACGCCTCGTCTACATCATGGCACCACAAAGCCTAGAAGAGGTGCTAAAGTCCGCAGCCTACCGCTCGCTAAATTTGCAAGATAGCGAATTTACAAGCACTAGAGCCTTTCGCTCGCCGCACCACACCTCGACTAAAAGCTCGATCTTTGGCGGAGGCTCGAACGTCGCAAAGATCGGTGAGATCGCACTTGCAAATGGCGGAGTGCTATTTTTTGACGAGTTCCCACACTTTGCTAAACAGGTGATAGAAAGCCTTAGGGAGCCGCTTGAGGACAATCAAATCCACATCGCAAGGGTAAATTCAAAAGTGACTTACGAGACTAAATTTATCTTCGTGGCCGCTCAAAATCCCTGCCCTTGCGGGAATTTATTCTCCCGCAACCTAAACTGCAAATGCAGCGAAAATGAGATAAAAAACTACAAAGCCAAAATTTCAGCCCCAGTGCTTGACCGCATAGACTTAAAAGTCGCAATGGACGAGAGCTCGCCAAGTGATAAGGCTAGTTTGAGCTCACAGCAGATGAGTGAGATGGTTTTAAAAGCCTTTATCTTTCAAAAAAGGCGTGATCAAGATGAGCTAAATGGCAAGCTAAATGACGCGCAGGTGGCTAAATTTTGCACATTAAACGCCGAGGCGAGTGAAATTTTACAAAAGGCCGCCACGAAGTACAACCTCTCTCAAAGGGGCATAAAAAGGACGCTTAGAGTAGCTAGAAGCATCGCTGATCTTGATGAGAGCGAGCAAATTTTAAAGCCCCACATCCTAGAGGCGCTTAGTTTTAGGGCATAG
- a CDS encoding metal ABC transporter ATP-binding protein → MKDIIKIRNLNFSYDKQVVLEDINLDYSSDEFLAIIGPNGGGKSTLLKLILGLLKPQSGEIKLFGKEPSEVSKFIGYVPQNFLSNQSFPMMVLEVVLMGLIDKKIFGFYSKDEKALALSALEKVCMREFANARIGELSGGQRQRVYIARALCANAKVLILDEPTASIDTKGQAEIYEILKGINANGVGVVLVSHDLNIVLNYATKIAYVSKNLHIHKTHENLAKREFIEHLARTHSHFCDVEIALGECGCEKTKSNVFKF, encoded by the coding sequence TTGAAAGATATTATAAAAATTAGAAATTTAAACTTTAGCTACGATAAACAAGTCGTTTTAGAGGATATTAATTTAGACTATAGTAGTGACGAGTTTTTAGCGATAATTGGTCCAAATGGCGGGGGCAAAAGCACGCTTTTAAAGCTCATTTTGGGTCTGCTTAAGCCTCAAAGTGGCGAGATAAAGCTCTTTGGTAAAGAGCCAAGCGAGGTTAGTAAATTTATAGGCTACGTGCCACAAAATTTCCTATCAAATCAAAGCTTTCCGATGATGGTTTTAGAAGTCGTTTTAATGGGGCTAATCGATAAAAAAATCTTTGGTTTTTACTCAAAAGATGAAAAAGCCCTAGCGCTAAGTGCCCTTGAAAAAGTCTGTATGAGGGAGTTTGCAAACGCGAGGATCGGCGAGTTAAGCGGCGGTCAAAGGCAGCGCGTCTATATCGCTAGAGCGCTTTGTGCAAATGCAAAAGTGCTTATCTTAGACGAGCCAACAGCCAGCATCGACACAAAAGGGCAGGCTGAAATTTATGAAATTTTAAAGGGCATAAACGCAAATGGCGTGGGCGTGGTTTTAGTCAGTCACGACCTAAATATCGTGCTAAATTACGCTACAAAGATCGCTTACGTGAGTAAAAATTTACACATTCATAAAACGCATGAAAACCTTGCAAAGAGGGAATTTATCGAGCATCTAGCTAGAACGCATAGCCATTTTTGTGATGTCGAGATCGCACTTGGCGAGTGCGGCTGCGAAAAAACAAAGAGCAATGTTTTTAAATTTTAA
- a CDS encoding MATE family efflux transporter: MDLLKDPLNKLIISLSLPAGVGMMFNTLYNVTGTFFAAKISTLAVAGMAMSFLLYLSVVGIGLGFGSALTALIGNSLGANKPKMAKLYASNGIIFVLLFALFMGLCGYLLAPNLLVILGADHHYIKEALDYAGVIFLAAPFFLLIKSLNGILVALGDTKSYRNWLFCGLFINAFFCYLFAFIFALGVKGLALATASVQFLGMIYLFFKVRKSKMIEPRNLGYFVPNFAVWAKILKQALPACLNYLSMSLGSLVLLKFVSFYGVNAVAGYGIALRIEQILVLPTIGMAAGVLSIISRNYGAKSFQRALQCYKLSLLFLLIYCVFAYIFIRLFGESAIKLFDSTPAVLEVAKLYLGINSLAYMAYGTINISGSTLQAIKRPVAIFLLNGFRQLVLQCSLFYVVVFWLGLEIKFMWLALFFSVYFTAICFLVWTLFRLKRAKSASF, from the coding sequence TTGGACCTACTAAAAGACCCGCTAAACAAACTAATCATCTCGCTCTCGCTGCCAGCTGGCGTGGGCATGATGTTTAACACGCTTTACAACGTCACTGGCACATTTTTCGCCGCTAAAATTTCTACCCTTGCAGTTGCTGGCATGGCGATGAGCTTTTTACTCTATCTAAGTGTCGTTGGCATCGGTCTTGGCTTTGGCTCGGCACTCACCGCACTCATTGGCAACAGCCTAGGCGCAAACAAACCAAAAATGGCTAAACTTTACGCCTCAAATGGCATCATTTTTGTGCTTCTTTTTGCCCTATTTATGGGGCTTTGTGGCTACTTGCTAGCGCCAAATTTACTAGTCATTTTAGGTGCTGATCATCACTACATCAAAGAGGCACTTGACTACGCTGGCGTCATCTTTCTTGCAGCTCCATTTTTCCTACTTATAAAATCGCTTAATGGCATACTTGTCGCACTTGGCGATACTAAAAGCTACCGCAACTGGCTATTTTGTGGTCTTTTTATCAACGCATTTTTTTGCTATCTTTTTGCTTTTATCTTTGCTCTTGGCGTAAAAGGTCTTGCTCTAGCAACGGCTAGCGTGCAGTTTTTAGGCATGATATATCTCTTTTTTAAAGTTAGAAAAAGCAAGATGATAGAGCCTAGAAATTTAGGCTACTTCGTGCCAAATTTCGCCGTCTGGGCAAAGATACTAAAGCAAGCTTTGCCAGCTTGTCTAAACTACCTCTCAATGTCGCTTGGCTCGCTTGTGCTTTTAAAATTTGTAAGCTTTTACGGCGTCAATGCAGTCGCAGGTTATGGCATAGCCTTAAGGATCGAGCAAATTTTAGTGCTTCCAACCATCGGCATGGCAGCAGGGGTGCTTAGCATCATCTCAAGAAACTACGGCGCTAAGAGCTTTCAAAGAGCATTGCAGTGTTACAAACTATCGCTTCTTTTTTTGCTCATCTACTGCGTCTTTGCCTACATCTTCATCAGGCTTTTTGGCGAGAGTGCGATCAAGCTCTTTGACAGCACGCCAGCCGTGCTAGAAGTGGCAAAGCTCTACCTTGGCATCAACTCACTTGCCTACATGGCTTACGGCACGATAAACATCTCAGGCAGCACGCTACAAGCGATAAAACGCCCAGTGGCGATATTTTTGCTAAATGGTTTTAGACAGCTCGTGCTTCAATGCTCGCTCTTTTACGTGGTGGTCTTTTGGCTAGGACTTGAGATCAAATTTATGTGGCTAGCGCTCTTTTTTAGCGTCTATTTTACGGCGATTTGCTTTTTAGTTTGGACGCTTTTTAGGTTAAAAAGAGCTAAGAGCGCAAGCTTTTAA
- a CDS encoding nickel/cobalt transporter → MLARLIVICLLAINAFGCALCSLYSPTAHVSAKFVAQENNITQIAFTWTFSQNFSDLMKQNFDLNQDEKIDEKELRKIRLNLLDYLVPRHYLTQIEYYYKDENATKIEPNLNNYKLYFDEGRLKFDVSFKTNLVVAEGLVVSVDMEDKEGYFNFKFTQNNAFLVGKSFWAIPNSNSNLIFFTFSSKEAAKAHNEKPALKELLKEPVAGASDENLSQIDKIDEAKFDIVSKTSLSLLDRLKQILRSVDYKSPLALLFLAFISFGYGFLHAAGAGHGKVLTSSYFAATGGSYKRAFLFALKIGFLHVVGAFVFVFASFLLLREVSSDLTKDTASITTAFSGVVIFFVAIFMLVKKIKFYLSSKNETKFYIFRSNLSQNLSKNTKFKSECGCQICSTKKPKSKEEWLVAAAAALVPCPGTILVFVLANEIGSYFAGVISGVFMALGMSVVIFVAAVFGSKISTNIKLKKFKIYAEFAALGIMLWLGLFIFVTTFTQKSLF, encoded by the coding sequence ATGTTAGCACGCCTGATCGTCATTTGCCTACTAGCGATAAATGCTTTCGGGTGTGCTCTATGCTCGCTTTATAGCCCAACAGCTCACGTTAGCGCAAAATTTGTTGCGCAAGAAAATAACATCACGCAGATAGCCTTTACTTGGACCTTTTCGCAAAATTTCTCAGATCTTATGAAGCAAAATTTTGACCTCAATCAAGATGAAAAGATAGATGAAAAAGAGCTTAGAAAGATCCGCTTAAATTTGCTAGACTACCTCGTGCCAAGGCACTATTTGACGCAGATTGAGTATTATTACAAGGATGAAAACGCCACTAAAATAGAGCCAAATTTAAATAATTACAAGCTCTATTTTGACGAGGGCAGGCTTAAATTTGACGTGAGTTTTAAGACAAATTTAGTGGTAGCTGAGGGCCTTGTGGTATCAGTTGATATGGAGGATAAAGAGGGCTATTTTAACTTCAAATTTACGCAAAATAACGCATTTTTGGTGGGTAAAAGCTTTTGGGCGATACCAAATTCAAACTCAAATTTGATATTTTTTACATTTTCAAGTAAAGAAGCGGCCAAAGCTCACAACGAAAAGCCAGCGCTTAAAGAGCTGCTAAAAGAGCCAGTAGCAGGCGCGAGCGATGAGAATTTAAGCCAGATAGACAAGATCGATGAAGCGAAATTTGACATCGTCTCAAAAACTAGCCTAAGCTTGCTTGATAGGCTAAAGCAAATTTTAAGAAGCGTGGATTACAAAAGTCCGCTTGCGCTGCTGTTTTTGGCTTTTATCTCCTTTGGATATGGCTTTTTGCACGCTGCTGGAGCAGGCCATGGCAAGGTGCTAACAAGCTCATATTTTGCCGCAACTGGAGGCAGCTATAAAAGGGCGTTTTTGTTTGCCTTAAAGATCGGCTTTTTGCACGTCGTGGGTGCATTTGTCTTTGTCTTTGCTAGCTTTTTACTGCTTCGTGAAGTAAGCAGCGACCTCACAAAGGACACTGCTAGCATAACGACTGCGTTTTCTGGAGTTGTGATCTTTTTTGTGGCGATTTTTATGCTTGTTAAAAAGATCAAATTTTATCTCTCAAGCAAAAATGAGACTAAATTTTATATTTTTAGATCAAATCTAAGTCAAAATTTGAGTAAAAATACAAAATTTAAAAGTGAATGTGGCTGTCAAATTTGCTCAACCAAAAAGCCAAAGAGCAAAGAGGAGTGGCTAGTAGCGGCCGCTGCGGCTCTTGTGCCCTGTCCAGGCACGATACTAGTCTTTGTGCTGGCAAATGAGATAGGTAGCTACTTTGCAGGCGTGATAAGTGGCGTATTTATGGCGCTTGGCATGAGTGTGGTGATATTTGTAGCGGCAGTTTTTGGCTCAAAGATCAGCACGAACATTAAGTTAAAAAAGTTTAAAATCTACGCAGAATTTGCAGCCCTTGGCATCATGCTTTGGCTTGGACTTTTCATTTTTGTCACGACATTTACGCAAAAGAGTCTGTTTTGA
- a CDS encoding VOC family protein, translating to MQIKNLDHIVIVVSDVKEALKFYCDILGMRPAQKDGHISLNFGSQKINLHRFEGEFLPAAKHPTKGSADICF from the coding sequence ATGCAGATAAAAAATTTAGATCACATCGTGATAGTCGTAAGTGACGTTAAAGAGGCGCTTAAATTTTACTGCGACATTTTAGGCATGCGACCAGCCCAGAAAGACGGTCACATTAGCCTAAATTTTGGCTCACAAAAGATAAATTTACATAGGTTTGAGGGCGAGTTTTTACCTGCGGCAAAGCATCCAACAAAGGGTAGCGCTGATATATGCTTTTAG
- a CDS encoding TerC family protein — protein MFEWLSSPEAWISLLTLTGLEIVLGIDNIIFIAILVGKLPPEQRGKGRILGLGFAMITRIILLLSLFWIMKLTKPLFSIGELSITGRDLVLIIGGLFLIVKSSMEIHANVTGKHEEAHESKSHPGFFATILEIGILDIVFSLDSVITAVGMAQHIDIMILAVIIAVGVMMFASKAISEFVDNNPTIKMLALAFLVLVGFALVLDGFGVHVPKGYIYFAMGFSLAVECLNIYARKRASRDQK, from the coding sequence ATGTTTGAATGGTTGAGTTCGCCAGAGGCGTGGATATCGCTACTTACACTAACTGGCTTGGAGATAGTTTTAGGCATAGATAACATCATATTTATAGCCATTTTAGTAGGCAAACTGCCGCCAGAGCAAAGGGGCAAGGGCCGCATCTTAGGGCTTGGCTTTGCGATGATCACCAGGATCATCCTGCTACTTTCACTATTTTGGATCATGAAGCTTACAAAGCCGCTCTTTAGCATAGGCGAGCTTAGCATCACTGGACGCGATCTAGTGCTCATAATAGGCGGTCTATTTTTGATAGTAAAATCATCAATGGAGATCCACGCAAACGTCACTGGCAAGCATGAAGAGGCTCACGAGAGCAAGTCTCATCCAGGATTTTTTGCGACTATCCTTGAGATAGGCATTTTAGACATAGTCTTTTCGCTTGATAGCGTTATCACCGCAGTTGGTATGGCTCAGCACATCGATATCATGATACTTGCCGTCATCATCGCAGTTGGCGTGATGATGTTTGCCTCAAAGGCGATCTCAGAATTTGTCGATAACAACCCAACGATAAAAATGCTCGCACTCGCATTTTTGGTGCTAGTTGGCTTTGCGCTCGTGCTTGATGGCTTTGGCGTGCATGTGCCAAAAGGCTACATCTACTTTGCGATGGGCTTCTCGCTAGCGGTTGAGTGCTTAAATATCTACGCTAGAAAAAGGGCATCAAGAGATCAAAAATAA
- a CDS encoding metal ABC transporter permease, whose product MSEILELNFMQNAFIAGILVSIICGMIGSLVVINKMTFIAGGIAHGAYGGIGLAFFFSLEPLFGASIFSLFLALIIATITLKDKTNIDSVIGAIWAIGMAIGIIFIDLTPGYNADLMSYLFGSILAVSGTDIAFMSVLDLLFLALIALFYRQFVAISFDAEFAKLRGVNTTFFHYLLVCMMALCVVATIRVVGLILVIALLTIPPYIAQIFAKRLGLMMLISTIFSIIFCFSGLVISFYFNLTGGASIILVASLCFFAFSFKFKSLRS is encoded by the coding sequence ATGAGTGAAATTTTAGAGTTAAATTTTATGCAAAATGCCTTTATTGCTGGCATTTTAGTAAGCATAATATGCGGCATGATAGGCTCGCTTGTGGTGATAAACAAGATGACTTTCATCGCTGGAGGCATCGCACACGGCGCGTATGGCGGCATAGGGCTTGCATTTTTCTTCTCGCTCGAGCCGCTTTTTGGAGCGAGCATATTTTCACTATTTTTAGCGCTCATCATCGCCACGATCACGCTAAAAGATAAGACGAACATCGACTCCGTAATAGGCGCTATTTGGGCGATTGGCATGGCTATTGGTATCATTTTCATCGATCTTACACCTGGCTATAACGCCGATCTTATGAGCTATCTTTTTGGCTCGATACTTGCAGTTAGCGGCACAGATATCGCGTTCATGAGCGTTTTAGACCTCTTGTTTTTGGCTCTTATCGCACTTTTTTACCGCCAGTTTGTGGCGATCAGCTTTGATGCGGAGTTTGCAAAACTTCGCGGGGTAAATACGACATTTTTTCACTATCTGCTAGTTTGCATGATGGCGCTTTGCGTGGTGGCTACGATCCGCGTCGTGGGGCTAATACTTGTCATCGCGCTACTTACCATACCGCCTTATATAGCGCAAATTTTTGCCAAGAGGCTAGGGCTAATGATGCTAATCTCAACTATTTTTTCTATCATTTTTTGCTTCAGCGGCCTTGTAATCAGCTTTTATTTTAACCTCACAGGCGGAGCTAGCATCATCTTAGTCGCTTCGCTTTGCTTTTTTGCGTTTAGCTTTAAATTTAAAAGCTTGCGCTCTTAG
- a CDS encoding metal ABC transporter solute-binding protein, Zn/Mn family, whose amino-acid sequence MRKIIVFLAVCALSLFAKPVVTTSILPTKFFVEQIAGDTLDVNAMVGKGADPHTYEPKPKQMKELEKSELYFAIGIEFEDAWLDRFSKTFKNLRIVKTQEGIEKIAMSEEHEHEEHHEHKHEGEHKHEHHDHEGEHHHHHHGGLDPHIWLDPILVKTQADNIAKALIEKFPQNAKLYEENLAKFKASLDELDGFIKNELKDVKTREFIVYHPSWGYFAKRYNLEQIAIEIEGKEPKPAELKELIEEAKEHGVKVIFVAPQFPTKAANLIAKETGSKVVMIDQLPENWLAEMKKTAEIFAKSL is encoded by the coding sequence ATGAGAAAAATTATCGTTTTTTTAGCTGTTTGTGCTTTGTCTCTTTTTGCAAAGCCGGTTGTGACTACTAGCATACTGCCAACGAAATTTTTTGTCGAGCAGATCGCAGGAGATACGCTAGATGTAAATGCGATGGTTGGCAAAGGCGCTGATCCGCACACCTATGAGCCAAAACCAAAGCAGATGAAGGAGCTTGAAAAGAGCGAGCTTTACTTTGCTATCGGCATCGAGTTTGAGGATGCGTGGCTGGATCGCTTCTCAAAGACGTTTAAAAATTTACGCATCGTAAAGACGCAAGAGGGCATCGAAAAGATCGCTATGAGCGAGGAGCATGAACATGAAGAGCACCACGAGCACAAGCACGAGGGTGAGCATAAGCATGAGCATCATGACCACGAGGGCGAGCACCATCATCACCACCATGGCGGCCTTGACCCACACATCTGGCTTGACCCTATCTTAGTAAAAACTCAAGCTGATAACATCGCAAAGGCACTAATAGAGAAATTCCCGCAAAATGCAAAGCTTTATGAGGAGAATTTGGCTAAATTTAAAGCTAGCCTCGACGAGCTTGACGGCTTTATCAAAAACGAGCTAAAAGATGTCAAAACTCGCGAATTTATCGTATATCACCCATCTTGGGGCTACTTTGCAAAGCGCTATAACTTAGAGCAAATCGCCATCGAGATAGAGGGCAAAGAGCCAAAGCCAGCTGAGCTAAAAGAGCTTATAGAAGAAGCCAAAGAGCACGGTGTAAAGGTCATTTTCGTGGCTCCACAATTCCCAACAAAGGCTGCAAATTTGATCGCAAAAGAGACTGGCTCAAAGGTCGTCATGATAGACCAACTGCCTGAAAACTGGCTAGCCGAGATGAAAAAAACGGCTGAAATTTTCGCAAAAAGCCTATAA